One stretch of Natronobacterium texcoconense DNA includes these proteins:
- a CDS encoding FAD synthase: MLHPGHVHYLEEAAAMGEELHVIVARSESITHKPAPVLPAEQRREVVDALEIVDRAHLGHPEDFSVPIREIDPDVLVLGHDQHHDEREVEAMLTDWGVDCRVERASGLEADGERRYSSSAIKERVRERARQASPVQY; encoded by the coding sequence ATACTCCATCCCGGTCACGTCCACTATCTCGAGGAGGCCGCAGCCATGGGCGAGGAACTGCACGTGATCGTCGCCCGATCGGAGAGTATCACGCACAAACCGGCTCCCGTCCTCCCCGCCGAACAGCGCCGTGAGGTCGTGGACGCCCTCGAGATAGTCGATCGCGCACATCTGGGCCATCCCGAGGACTTCTCGGTACCGATTCGCGAAATCGATCCGGACGTGCTCGTCCTCGGCCACGACCAGCACCACGACGAACGCGAGGTCGAAGCTATGCTCACGGACTGGGGAGTCGACTGTCGCGTCGAACGCGCGAGCGGCCTCGAGGCCGACGGGGAACGGCGCTACTCGAGCAGCGCGATCAAAGAACGAGTTCGCGAGCGAGCACGGCAGGCGTCTCCGGTGCAGTACTGA
- a CDS encoding DUF7521 family protein, which translates to MNEYTPLIAAANAATLLLGGAVALLAYRAFRRTGSRALRAVTIGFSFILAGSVVGGLAHLLGGNVALGVAIQSSFTAGGFAVLLYSLYTETTTTTTLRVRGSG; encoded by the coding sequence ATGAACGAATACACGCCACTCATCGCGGCGGCAAACGCTGCGACGCTACTGCTCGGCGGCGCGGTCGCGTTGCTCGCCTACCGAGCGTTCCGTCGAACCGGTTCTCGAGCACTGCGAGCAGTCACCATCGGGTTCAGCTTCATTCTCGCCGGATCGGTCGTCGGCGGCCTCGCTCACCTGCTCGGCGGGAACGTCGCGCTCGGCGTCGCCATCCAGAGTTCGTTTACCGCCGGCGGCTTCGCAGTCTTGCTGTACTCGCTGTACACCGAGACGACGACCACGACGACCCTCCGGGTCAGGGGATCGGGATGA
- a CDS encoding GNAT family N-acetyltransferase: MSPFVRTARPDDALEVRRILDAAMLEPGDVETRIDASDVLVAGDRRGGRSNSGSDETAERILGTAVLEPQDVDGGAHVSAIGVRRRHRGNGIGRLLIERALEREGRLTARFDDGVRPFYESLGFTVEPVDEQRHRGVIVDE; encoded by the coding sequence ATGTCACCGTTCGTTCGCACCGCTCGGCCGGACGACGCCCTCGAGGTCAGGCGCATCCTCGACGCCGCGATGCTCGAACCGGGCGACGTCGAAACCCGGATCGACGCCAGCGACGTCCTCGTCGCGGGTGACCGACGCGGTGGTCGATCGAATTCAGGATCGGACGAAACGGCCGAACGGATCCTCGGTACCGCCGTCCTCGAGCCACAGGACGTCGACGGGGGAGCCCACGTCTCGGCCATCGGCGTCCGTCGCCGCCATCGAGGAAACGGGATCGGGCGACTCCTGATCGAGCGCGCACTCGAGCGCGAGGGACGGCTTACCGCACGCTTCGACGACGGCGTTCGACCGTTCTACGAGTCGCTCGGGTTTACCGTCGAACCGGTCGACGAGCAGCGTCATCGAGGCGTGATCGTCGACGAGTAA
- the ilvA gene encoding threonine ammonia-lyase — protein MTGTHDAVTFADIEAARDRFDDDSVVKRTPVERSTSLDEITGGEVHLKMEHLQWTGSFKTRGAYNKIAKSVAEGDVGRVVAASAGNHAQGVALAATKLDVESTIVMPRTAPQAKVDATREYGAEVELVGTDFREAMAHAQELSSGDDDVEFVHAYDDPAIVAGQGTLGVEMYEDLPEVDTIVVPIGGGGLISGIATAFAELSPDTRVVGVQASGAATVPDSLQKGIPVSLESVDTIADGIATGGISDLTLSLIEDHVDEIVTVTDGEIARAILLLLERAKQVVEGAGAASVAAIISEELDVSGETVMPLLCGGNLDMTMLQTVLVHALSDREQLLRLRVRIDDQAGKMEEISGLIAKHNANIQTVRHDRSAPELDVGEAHLVFEIETSGAGQARAIIRSIRDTGYEVKHVNA, from the coding sequence ATGACTGGCACCCACGACGCCGTTACGTTCGCCGACATCGAGGCGGCCCGCGATCGGTTCGACGACGACTCGGTCGTCAAACGCACGCCCGTCGAACGGAGTACGTCGCTGGACGAGATAACCGGCGGCGAGGTCCACCTCAAGATGGAACACCTCCAGTGGACGGGCTCGTTCAAGACGCGTGGCGCGTACAACAAGATCGCCAAGTCCGTCGCGGAAGGCGACGTCGGACGCGTCGTCGCCGCAAGCGCCGGCAACCACGCACAGGGCGTCGCGCTCGCGGCGACGAAACTCGACGTCGAGTCGACCATCGTGATGCCCCGGACCGCACCCCAGGCCAAGGTCGACGCGACGCGGGAGTACGGAGCCGAGGTCGAACTCGTCGGCACCGACTTCCGGGAGGCGATGGCCCACGCTCAGGAACTCAGTTCGGGAGACGACGACGTCGAGTTCGTCCACGCCTACGACGACCCCGCGATCGTCGCCGGCCAGGGAACGCTGGGCGTCGAGATGTACGAGGACCTCCCCGAGGTCGACACCATCGTCGTCCCGATCGGCGGCGGCGGGCTCATCTCGGGAATCGCGACCGCGTTCGCCGAACTCTCGCCGGACACCCGCGTCGTCGGTGTTCAGGCCTCGGGTGCCGCGACGGTTCCGGACAGCCTCCAGAAAGGGATCCCGGTCTCGCTCGAGTCGGTCGACACGATCGCCGACGGGATCGCTACCGGCGGCATCTCCGATCTCACGCTCTCGCTGATCGAGGACCACGTCGACGAAATCGTGACGGTGACCGACGGCGAGATTGCGCGGGCGATCCTCCTCTTGCTCGAGCGAGCGAAACAGGTCGTCGAGGGTGCGGGGGCAGCGTCGGTCGCGGCCATCATCAGCGAGGAACTCGACGTCTCCGGCGAGACCGTGATGCCGCTTCTGTGTGGTGGCAACCTCGATATGACGATGCTCCAGACGGTGCTCGTCCACGCACTTTCCGATCGCGAACAACTGCTACGGCTGCGCGTCCGGATCGACGATCAGGCGGGGAAGATGGAGGAGATCTCGGGCCTGATCGCGAAACACAACGCCAACATCCAGACGGTCCGCCACGACCGGTCGGCGCCCGAACTCGACGTCGGCGAGGCTCACCTGGTCTTCGAAATCGAAACGAGCGGTGCAGGGCAAGCGCGGGCGATCATCCGCTCGATCCGGGACACCGGCTACGAGGTCAAACACGTCAACGCCTGA
- the samp2 gene encoding ubiquitin-like small modifier protein SAMP2, whose translation MHVTVDVKGEGTHEIDLEELEERTYAGLLREVDLSPHEVSVLVDGRPVPEDQPVESDEVTVLRLIKGG comes from the coding sequence ATGCACGTCACCGTCGACGTCAAAGGCGAGGGGACCCACGAGATCGATCTCGAGGAACTCGAGGAGCGGACCTACGCTGGCCTGCTCCGGGAGGTCGATCTGAGTCCTCACGAGGTGAGCGTTCTCGTCGACGGTCGACCCGTTCCGGAGGATCAGCCCGTCGAGAGCGACGAGGTGACGGTGTTGCGGCTGATCAAGGGCGGATAG
- a CDS encoding replication factor C small subunit, which yields MSEADAEAAEPTPGKTEVWIEKYRPERLDEIKGHENIVPRLKRYVEQDDLPHLMFAGPAGTGKTTAAQAIAREVYGDDWQENFLELNASDQRGIDVVRDRIKDFARSSFGGYDHRIIFLDEADALTSDAQSALRRTMEQFSNNTRFILSCNYSSQIIDPIQSRCAVFRFTELTEDAVEAQVREIAANEGIEVTDDGVDALIYAADGDMRKAINGLQAAAVMGETVDEETVFAITSTARPEEVEEMVEHAIDGDFTAARAALEDLLMDRGLAGGDVIDQLHRSAWQFDIPEQATVRLLERLGEVDFRITEGANERLQLEAMLASLALENESSA from the coding sequence ATGAGCGAGGCCGACGCAGAGGCGGCGGAGCCGACACCCGGCAAGACCGAAGTCTGGATCGAGAAGTACCGGCCGGAACGGCTCGACGAGATCAAGGGCCACGAGAACATCGTGCCGCGGCTGAAACGGTACGTCGAGCAGGACGACCTGCCGCACCTCATGTTCGCAGGGCCGGCGGGAACCGGTAAAACCACGGCTGCACAGGCTATCGCCCGCGAAGTCTACGGCGACGACTGGCAGGAGAACTTCCTCGAGTTGAACGCCTCCGACCAGCGCGGGATCGACGTCGTCCGCGACCGGATCAAGGACTTCGCACGTTCCTCCTTCGGCGGCTACGACCACCGCATCATCTTTCTGGACGAGGCCGACGCACTCACGAGCGACGCCCAGTCCGCACTGCGTCGGACGATGGAGCAGTTCTCGAACAACACCCGCTTCATCCTCTCGTGTAACTACTCGAGTCAGATCATCGACCCGATCCAGTCTCGCTGTGCGGTCTTCCGTTTTACCGAACTCACGGAGGACGCAGTCGAGGCCCAGGTCCGCGAAATCGCGGCTAACGAGGGCATCGAGGTCACCGACGACGGCGTGGACGCACTGATCTACGCGGCCGACGGCGACATGCGAAAGGCGATCAACGGTCTGCAGGCCGCGGCCGTCATGGGCGAGACCGTCGACGAGGAGACCGTCTTCGCGATCACTTCCACCGCTCGCCCCGAGGAGGTCGAGGAGATGGTCGAACACGCCATCGACGGCGACTTTACCGCCGCCCGCGCCGCACTCGAGGACCTGCTCATGGACCGCGGACTCGCCGGTGGCGACGTCATCGACCAGCTTCATCGGTCCGCCTGGCAGTTCGACATTCCCGAGCAGGCGACCGTGCGGCTGCTCGAGCGACTCGGCGAAGTCGACTTCCGCATTACGGAGGGTGCGAACGAGCGCCTGCAACTCGAGGCGATGCTGGCGTCGCTGGCGCTGGAAAACGAATCGTCTGCGTAA
- a CDS encoding putative phosphothreonine lyase domain-containing protein translates to MRSPLEIVDEETYWIRSRDVSDSPAIGGDDYFSEHDVSRPSEVTTDDLPPAESDAVAAIDREALEREKTIGKWQVTGSGERIAELWPEFVADAEDGIIWATKAMTTYGYEHLEMYDDYLLTVYTPNYFAKHDVDRVRAYLREEYGITHELYYKPDIYTSKGIVAESAAEFGLSVPARYVA, encoded by the coding sequence ATGCGATCGCCACTCGAGATCGTCGACGAAGAGACGTACTGGATCCGCAGCCGCGACGTCAGTGACTCCCCGGCCATCGGCGGGGACGACTACTTCTCCGAACACGACGTGTCGCGTCCGTCGGAGGTAACCACTGACGACCTGCCGCCCGCCGAGAGCGACGCCGTCGCCGCGATCGATCGCGAGGCGCTCGAGCGCGAGAAGACGATCGGCAAGTGGCAGGTGACCGGCTCGGGCGAACGGATCGCGGAGCTGTGGCCCGAGTTCGTCGCCGACGCGGAAGACGGCATCATCTGGGCGACGAAGGCGATGACGACGTACGGATACGAACACCTCGAGATGTACGACGACTATCTCCTGACGGTCTACACGCCGAACTACTTCGCGAAACACGACGTCGACCGCGTCAGAGCGTACCTTCGAGAGGAGTACGGCATCACGCACGAACTGTACTACAAACCGGACATCTACACGAGCAAGGGGATCGTTGCGGAGTCGGCCGCGGAGTTCGGGCTCTCGGTACCGGCCAGGTACGTAGCCTGA
- a CDS encoding GAF domain-containing protein gives MAYSSTRPRPQTILYAAQTEAMARDGAAALEHALADTAPGTESKSTIHAVSSLADLGELAPQADCVVFAEVGSDDDTDAATTTDLLEVVNRCGTTPFVLYTDESYASATARSADEIDGYVRRNTDDALVHLADEVAKVYHAAVIEDSTETSKSKSLEELEGGSRSDRDRRSRRIDDGSSRSAGETSSRTTTLLQAAARIADCRDREILFEQLIDEVVDVLGFDYCWLATVNFGDLVPRASSPAVPEQALGDTPVRSPFGEAFRSGKPTHIDLAGHDVLGGAGDTDRLLYSIPVGDVGVLQVVVDTGSENSSAESDLEMLESLCGYTATILERNWTELGLINDRDRIRRQRDRLADKQNLFADACRQLENERDRLQTLFERFPDPAVRYEVTDGTPVVRTVNDAFNETFGDDETVVGEALAEYTVPDGLEERTAALDEALRAGKQQLLIHRRDTVDGTRDFVLTVVPLQTVDDGDEGGERTKAGLLVYDDVTDRKRRELEHAAATKRLESIAELADDDIEPQLTVARSYLELAQKSGKEEYFETIEESHEELEIALDELLETVGTEGEEVEPVAVSDVARHAWTTVEADGARLVTESDLILEANRDRLRELFENVLETAIDTGTESENGTDPVTVTVGATDDGFYVVGDRPTATGSDGRQGAPTPGRLNGTDGSAMQLDHVEEIAADHGWDVGVAEDDDGTAFAFRGVEALDLT, from the coding sequence ATGGCATACTCGTCAACGCGTCCCCGGCCCCAAACGATTCTCTATGCGGCCCAGACCGAAGCGATGGCCCGCGACGGAGCGGCCGCACTGGAGCACGCACTGGCGGATACTGCCCCCGGAACGGAGTCGAAGTCGACGATCCACGCTGTCAGTTCGCTCGCGGACCTCGGCGAACTCGCGCCACAGGCCGACTGCGTCGTCTTCGCAGAAGTGGGTTCCGACGACGACACCGACGCCGCGACGACCACGGACCTGCTCGAGGTGGTCAACCGCTGTGGAACGACGCCCTTTGTCCTCTATACGGACGAGTCCTACGCGTCGGCGACTGCCCGCTCGGCCGACGAAATCGACGGCTACGTCCGCCGGAACACGGACGACGCGCTCGTCCACCTCGCCGACGAAGTCGCGAAAGTCTATCACGCGGCCGTCATCGAGGACTCCACGGAGACTAGCAAGTCGAAGTCACTCGAGGAACTCGAGGGCGGATCGCGATCGGACCGCGACCGCCGGTCACGACGGATCGACGACGGGAGTTCGCGGTCGGCAGGCGAGACGTCCTCGCGGACGACGACCCTGCTACAGGCCGCCGCTCGAATCGCCGACTGTCGCGACCGCGAGATTCTCTTCGAGCAACTGATCGACGAAGTCGTCGACGTGCTCGGCTTCGACTACTGTTGGCTCGCGACCGTCAACTTCGGCGACCTCGTGCCCCGGGCGTCCTCGCCGGCAGTCCCCGAGCAAGCGCTCGGCGACACGCCGGTTCGGAGCCCGTTCGGGGAAGCGTTCCGATCCGGCAAGCCGACGCACATCGACCTCGCGGGCCACGACGTGCTCGGTGGTGCCGGCGATACCGACCGCTTGCTGTACAGCATCCCGGTCGGCGACGTCGGCGTACTGCAGGTCGTCGTCGACACCGGCAGCGAAAACTCCTCCGCCGAGTCCGACCTCGAGATGCTCGAGTCGCTGTGTGGCTACACCGCGACGATCCTCGAGCGAAACTGGACGGAACTCGGCCTGATCAACGACCGCGACCGGATCAGACGACAGCGCGATCGGCTCGCGGACAAACAGAACCTGTTCGCCGACGCCTGCAGACAGCTCGAGAACGAACGCGACCGACTCCAGACCCTGTTCGAACGGTTCCCGGACCCTGCGGTCCGATACGAGGTCACGGACGGAACGCCGGTCGTTCGAACCGTCAACGACGCCTTCAACGAGACGTTCGGCGACGACGAGACGGTCGTCGGCGAGGCGCTCGCAGAGTACACCGTCCCCGACGGTCTCGAGGAGCGGACGGCCGCGCTCGACGAGGCGCTCCGCGCCGGAAAACAGCAACTGCTCATCCACCGCCGCGACACCGTCGACGGGACGCGCGACTTCGTGTTGACCGTCGTCCCGCTCCAGACGGTCGACGACGGGGACGAGGGCGGCGAACGAACCAAAGCCGGACTGCTCGTCTACGACGACGTCACCGACCGCAAACGTCGCGAACTCGAGCACGCAGCCGCCACGAAGCGCCTCGAGAGTATCGCCGAACTCGCCGACGACGATATCGAACCACAGTTGACCGTCGCGCGAAGCTATCTCGAACTCGCCCAGAAAAGCGGCAAAGAGGAGTATTTCGAGACGATCGAGGAGTCCCACGAGGAACTCGAGATCGCACTCGACGAACTGCTCGAGACCGTCGGCACTGAGGGCGAGGAGGTCGAACCGGTCGCGGTCAGCGACGTCGCACGCCACGCCTGGACGACCGTCGAGGCCGACGGCGCACGACTGGTCACCGAGAGCGACCTCATCCTCGAGGCCAACAGGGATCGGCTACGCGAGTTGTTCGAGAACGTCCTCGAGACCGCGATCGATACCGGCACCGAAAGCGAGAACGGCACCGATCCGGTCACCGTCACCGTCGGCGCGACGGACGACGGCTTCTACGTCGTCGGCGACAGACCGACGGCGACCGGCTCCGACGGACGGCAGGGCGCGCCGACGCCCGGTCGACTGAACGGAACCGATGGGAGTGCGATGCAACTGGATCACGTCGAGGAGATCGCCGCCGACCACGGCTGGGACGTCGGCGTCGCGGAGGACGACGACGGGACGGCGTTCGCGTTCCGCGGCGTCGAAGCGCTGGATCTGACCTGA
- the alaS gene encoding alanine--tRNA ligase: MSDLADEYRLEYFEEEGFVRTECPGCGNHFWTRDTDRETCGEPPCEEYDFIGDPGFDEEYSLEEMREAFLSFFEEHDHERIDPYPVAANRWRDDVLLTQASIYDFQPLVTSGETPPPANPLTVSQPCIRMQDIDNVGKTGRHTMAFEMMAHHAFNSREDTDAEYAYEGEVYWKNRTVELCDTLLDEMGADITDVTYIEDPWVGGGNAGPAIEVIYRGLELATLVFMCMEQDPDGEYELKDGNRYSFMDTYIVDTGYGLERWTWMSQGTPTVYEAIYPDMIDFLKDNAGIDHTDEEAELVGRAARLSGNLDIDDVDDVEAARGDIADQLDVSVDELRELVEPLEDVYAIADHCRTLAYMLGDGIVPSNVGTGYLARMVLRRTKRLCDNVGVDAPLDELVDMQADRLGYENRDTIRDIVRTEVEKYRETLERGGRRVETLAEEYAEKGESIPTDELIELYDSHGIQPDMVEEIAAEAGADVAVPDDFYSLVADRHDTVEAVEEATEEEDERFADLPETEKLYYDDQQRTHFEAVVLDVFEREDGYDVVLDQTMFYPEGGGQPADTGTLSTDDTTVEVEDVQIEDGVILHRTDENPGKGEFVNGRIDADRRRQLMRHHTATHIVIHSARQVLGDHVRQAGAQKGVDSSRIDLRHYDRISREDVKAIERRANEIVMENTAVSQEWPDRHDAEAEHGFDLYQGGIPPGEQIRLIHVDEDVQACGGTHVARTGDVGSIKVLSTERVQDGVERITFAAGEAALEATQRKEDALYGAAEVLDVTPDEVPDTAERFFEEWKDRGKQIEDLKEQLAAARAGGGGDAEEIDLGDTTAVVDRIDADMDELRPTATAIADEGQIAVLGSGTDSAQFVVAVPDDVGVNAGEVVGELAARVGGGGGGPPDFAQGGGPNVEDLDDALEDAPDVLRQVLDA, from the coding sequence ATGAGTGACCTGGCGGACGAGTACCGCCTCGAGTACTTCGAGGAGGAAGGATTCGTGCGAACGGAGTGTCCCGGATGTGGGAACCACTTCTGGACGCGCGATACGGACCGGGAGACCTGCGGTGAGCCGCCGTGTGAGGAGTACGACTTCATCGGCGACCCCGGCTTCGACGAGGAGTACAGTCTCGAGGAGATGCGAGAGGCGTTCCTCTCGTTCTTCGAGGAGCACGACCACGAACGGATCGACCCCTATCCCGTCGCCGCCAACCGCTGGCGCGACGACGTCTTGCTGACCCAGGCGTCGATCTACGACTTCCAGCCGCTCGTCACCTCGGGGGAGACGCCGCCGCCGGCAAACCCCCTCACGGTGAGCCAGCCCTGCATCCGGATGCAGGACATCGACAACGTCGGCAAGACGGGGCGGCACACGATGGCCTTCGAGATGATGGCCCATCACGCGTTCAACAGCCGCGAGGACACCGACGCCGAGTACGCCTACGAAGGCGAGGTCTACTGGAAGAACCGGACCGTCGAACTCTGTGACACCCTGCTCGACGAGATGGGCGCGGACATCACGGACGTCACCTACATCGAAGACCCCTGGGTCGGCGGCGGCAACGCCGGCCCCGCGATCGAGGTCATCTACAGGGGCCTCGAGCTCGCGACGCTCGTCTTCATGTGCATGGAGCAGGATCCCGACGGCGAGTACGAGCTCAAGGACGGGAACCGCTACTCCTTCATGGACACGTACATCGTCGACACAGGCTACGGCCTCGAGCGCTGGACCTGGATGAGCCAGGGGACGCCGACGGTCTACGAGGCGATCTACCCCGACATGATCGACTTCCTGAAGGACAACGCAGGGATCGATCACACCGACGAGGAGGCCGAACTCGTCGGCCGCGCCGCTCGTCTCTCCGGAAACCTGGACATCGACGACGTCGACGACGTCGAAGCGGCTCGCGGCGACATCGCCGACCAGCTCGACGTCTCGGTCGACGAACTTCGGGAGCTGGTCGAACCGCTCGAGGACGTCTACGCCATCGCCGACCACTGTCGCACCCTCGCGTACATGCTCGGCGACGGCATCGTTCCCTCGAACGTCGGCACGGGTTACCTCGCACGAATGGTCCTTCGCCGCACGAAACGGCTCTGTGACAACGTCGGCGTCGACGCCCCGCTGGACGAACTCGTCGACATGCAGGCCGATCGCCTGGGCTACGAGAACCGCGATACGATCCGCGACATCGTCCGTACCGAGGTCGAGAAATATCGCGAGACGTTAGAGCGTGGCGGTCGTCGCGTCGAGACGCTGGCCGAGGAGTACGCCGAGAAAGGCGAGTCGATCCCGACCGACGAACTGATCGAACTCTACGACTCCCACGGCATCCAGCCCGATATGGTCGAAGAGATCGCCGCCGAAGCCGGCGCCGACGTCGCGGTCCCTGACGACTTCTACAGTCTCGTCGCGGACCGTCACGACACCGTCGAGGCGGTCGAGGAGGCGACCGAGGAGGAAGACGAGCGGTTCGCCGACCTCCCCGAGACCGAGAAGCTCTACTACGACGATCAGCAGCGAACCCACTTCGAGGCGGTCGTACTGGACGTCTTCGAGCGTGAGGACGGCTACGACGTCGTGCTCGACCAGACGATGTTCTACCCCGAAGGCGGCGGCCAGCCTGCCGACACGGGAACGCTCTCGACCGACGACACGACCGTCGAGGTCGAGGACGTCCAGATCGAGGACGGCGTCATCCTCCATCGGACCGACGAGAACCCCGGCAAGGGCGAGTTCGTCAACGGCCGGATCGACGCCGATCGCCGCCGACAGCTCATGCGCCATCACACGGCGACACACATCGTCATCCACTCGGCCCGCCAGGTGCTCGGCGATCACGTCCGCCAGGCCGGTGCCCAGAAGGGCGTCGACTCCTCGCGGATCGACCTGCGTCACTACGACCGGATCTCTCGTGAGGACGTCAAGGCGATCGAACGTCGCGCAAACGAGATCGTGATGGAAAACACTGCGGTCAGCCAGGAGTGGCCCGACCGCCACGACGCCGAGGCCGAACACGGCTTCGACCTCTACCAGGGTGGCATCCCGCCGGGCGAACAGATCCGGCTCATTCACGTCGACGAGGACGTCCAGGCCTGCGGTGGCACCCACGTCGCCCGCACCGGCGACGTCGGATCGATCAAGGTCCTCTCGACCGAGCGCGTCCAGGACGGTGTCGAACGAATTACGTTCGCCGCTGGCGAGGCCGCACTCGAGGCGACCCAGCGCAAGGAAGACGCCCTCTACGGGGCCGCCGAGGTTCTCGACGTCACGCCCGACGAAGTACCCGATACCGCCGAACGGTTCTTCGAGGAGTGGAAAGACCGGGGGAAGCAGATCGAGGACCTGAAAGAACAGCTCGCGGCGGCCCGTGCGGGTGGCGGCGGTGACGCCGAGGAAATCGATCTCGGTGACACGACCGCTGTCGTCGACCGCATCGACGCCGACATGGACGAACTCCGTCCAACGGCAACTGCGATCGCCGACGAAGGACAGATCGCTGTCCTCGGTAGTGGCACCGATAGCGCCCAGTTCGTCGTTGCCGTTCCCGACGACGTCGGCGTCAACGCCGGCGAGGTCGTCGGCGAACTCGCCGCCAGGGTCGGCGGCGGCGGTGGCGGCCCACCGGACTTCGCACAAGGTGGTGGCCCCAACGTCGAGGATCTGGACGACGCACTCGAGGACGCGCCGGACGTGTTACGGCAAGTCCTCGACGCCTGA
- a CDS encoding UPF0175 family protein → MGTISTRVPDDLEAELEDYLEAERLDRSTAVRKLLAEGLEEWRREQALDRLEDGEVTFTRAAEIAGVSTWEFASLAEDRGIIWVSSEHLESDLDDL, encoded by the coding sequence ATGGGGACGATTTCGACGCGAGTACCAGATGATCTCGAGGCCGAACTCGAGGACTATCTCGAAGCAGAACGCCTCGACCGAAGTACAGCCGTTCGAAAACTGCTTGCTGAAGGCCTCGAAGAGTGGCGGCGCGAACAGGCTCTCGATCGTCTCGAAGACGGCGAGGTAACGTTCACACGGGCAGCCGAAATTGCAGGAGTGTCAACCTGGGAGTTCGCTTCCCTCGCTGAAGACCGAGGCATTATATGGGTCTCGAGTGAGCATCTCGAATCGGATCTCGACGATCTATAA
- a CDS encoding DUF3368 domain-containing protein — translation MWVFDATPLIYLAKVEQLELASHLDGSCRIPELVYDEVVTTGLEEGYPDARRIEQRVDDGTFDVVSVDETPLVDRLQRNPNVSDADVAVIAYAESFDATAVLDEATGRRVATVEGIETRGTGYLILLCAKRGAISLSEARETLDAMIDAGWYCSPDLYAKLVRKLESFET, via the coding sequence ATGTGGGTCTTCGACGCAACACCGCTCATCTATCTCGCAAAAGTCGAGCAACTCGAGTTAGCGTCACATCTGGACGGCTCGTGCCGTATTCCCGAACTCGTATACGACGAAGTCGTAACCACTGGTCTCGAAGAAGGATATCCCGATGCGCGCCGTATCGAGCAACGTGTCGACGATGGAACCTTCGACGTAGTGTCAGTCGACGAGACGCCACTTGTCGATCGCCTCCAGCGAAATCCGAACGTAAGCGACGCTGACGTCGCAGTCATTGCGTATGCTGAGTCGTTCGATGCAACTGCCGTACTGGACGAGGCTACTGGACGACGAGTCGCAACTGTCGAAGGAATCGAGACGCGAGGGACAGGGTATCTCATTCTCCTGTGTGCGAAACGGGGCGCTATTTCTCTCTCAGAAGCACGCGAAACGCTCGATGCTATGATCGATGCTGGGTGGTATTGTTCGCCCGACCTCTATGCGAAACTCGTTCGAAAGCTCGAGTCGTTCGAGACCTGA